In Camelus bactrianus isolate YW-2024 breed Bactrian camel chromosome 10, ASM4877302v1, whole genome shotgun sequence, a genomic segment contains:
- the LOC105070675 gene encoding solute carrier family 22 member 20, with translation MAFTDLLDALGGVGRFQLVYTALLLLPCSLLACHNFLQNFTAAVPHHHCRSPANHTAAATNDSGAWLRATVPLDRLGSPEPCQRFTEPQWALLSPNTSVHRAAMEGCRDGWVYDHSIFPSTIVMEWDLVCEARTLRDLAQSIYMAGVLVGAAVFGSLADRLGRKAPLVWSYLQLGVSGAATAYFGSFSAYCVFRFLTGMTFSGIILNSLSLVVEWMPARGRTVAGVLLGYSFTLGQLILAGAAYLIRPWRWLQLAVSVPFLIFFLYSWWLPESSRWLLLHGKSQLAMQNLRRVAVMNGRKEEGERLTKEVVSSYIQSEFASVRTSNSVLDLFQTPAIRKVTCCLMVVWFSNSLAYYGLAMDLQKFGLSVYLVQVLFGVIDIPAMLVATTTMIYVGRRATVASFLILAGLMVIANMFVTEDMQTLRTAQAALGKGCLASSFICVYLFTGELYPTEIRQLGMGFVSVNARLGGLAAPLVTMLGEFSPVLPPVGFGATSILAGLAICFLAETRNVPLVETIEAMERRVKEGLSRKEAEEKGEEISLQQLGVSPLKETI, from the exons ATGGCCTTCACAGACCTGCTGGATGCCCTGGGTGGCGTGGGCCGCTTCCAGCTGGTCTACacagccctgctgctgctgccctgcAGCCTGCTGGCCTGCCACAACTTCCTGCAGAACTTCACGGCCGCCGTGCCCCATCACCACTGCCGAAGCCCTGCCAACCACACTGCGGCCGCCACCAATGACTCGGGGGCCTGGCTGAGGGCCACGGTGCCCCTGGACCGGCTTGGGTCCCCCGAGCCGTGCCAGCGCTTCACAGAGCCTCAGTGGGCCCTCCTGAGCCCCAACACCTCCGTCCACAGGGCGGCCATGGAGGGCTGCAGGGACGGCTGGGTCTACGACCACAGCATCTTCCCGTCTACCATCGTGATGGAG tGGGATCTGGTGTGTGAGGCCCGCACCCTCCGTGACCTGGCTCAGTCCATCTACATGGCCGGGGTGCTGGTGGGCGCCGCTGTGTTTGGCAGCCTTGCAGACAG GCTGGGCCGCAAGGCCCCCCTGGTCTGGTCATACCTGCAGCTGGGGGTTTCGGGAGCGGCCACAGCGTACTTCGGCTCCTTCAGCGCCTACTGCGTCTTCCGGTTTCTGACGGGCATGACCTTCTCCGGCATCATCCTGAACTCCCTCTCTCTGG TCGTGGAGTGGATGCCCGCCCGGGGCCGGACCGTGGCGGGGGTCCTGCTGGGCTACTCCTTCACCTTGGGTCAGCTCATCCTGGCCGGAGCGGCATACCTGATCCGCCCCTGGCGGTGGCTGCAGTTGGCTGTCTCTGTTCCTTTCCTCATCTTTTTCCTCTATTCTTG GTGGCTGCCAGAGTCGTCCAGATGGCTCCTCCTTCATGGCAAGTCCCAGCTAGCAATGCAGAACCTGCGGAGGGTGGCTGTGATGAAcgggagaaaggaggaaggggagaggctgaCCAAGGAG GTGGTGAGCTCCTACATCCagagtgagtttgcaagtgttcGCACCTCCAACTCAGTCTTGGATCTTTTCCAAACCCCAGCCATCCGTAAGGTCACGTGCTGTCTCATGGTGGTCTG GTTCTCCAACTCCCTGGCTTACTACGGCCTGGCCATGGACCTGCAGAAGTTTGGGCTCAGCGTGTACCTGGTGCAGGTCCTGTTCGGGGTCATAGACATCCCGGCCATGCTGGTGGCCACCACCACCATGATTTATGTCGGCCGCCGGGCCACAGTGGCCTCCTTCCTCATCCTGGCCGGACTCATGGTGATCGCGAACATGTTTGTGACAGAAG ATATGCAGACCCTGCGCACCGCCCAGGCGGCCCTGGGCAAAGGCTGCCTGGCCAGCTCCTTCATCTGCGTGTACCTGTTCACGGGAGAGTTGTACCCCACGGAGATCAG GCAGCTGGGGATGGGCTTCGTCTCGGTCAACGCGCGCCTTGGTGGCCTGGCAGCGCCCCTGGTCACCATGCTTGGGGAGTTCAGCCCTGTCCTGCCGCCCGTGGGCTTCGGGGCCACCTCGATCCTGGCCGGGCTGGCCATCTGCTTCCTGGCTGAGACCCGCAACGTGCCGCTTGTGGAAACCATCGAGGCGATGGAGAGGAG GGTCAAAGAGGGACTTtccaggaaggaggcagaagagaaaggTGAAGAAATTTCTCTTCAGCAGCTGGGAGTTTCTCCCCTTAAAGAAACCATCTAA
- the CAPN1 gene encoding calpain-1 catalytic subunit: MAEEIITPVYCTGVSAQVQKQRAKELGLGRHENAIKYLGQDFEQLRAHCLQSGALFRDESFPPVPQSLGYKELGPNSSKTYGVKWKRPTELFSNPQFIVDGATRTDICQGALGDCWLLAAIASLTLNDTLLHRVVPHGQSFQNGYAGIFHFQLWQFGEWVDVVVDDLLPTKDGKLVFVHSAQGNEFWSALLEKAYAKVNGSYEALSGGSTSEGFEDFTGGVTEWYELRKAPSDLYSIILKALERGSLLGCSIDISSILDMEAITFKKLVKGHAYSVTGAKQVNYQGQMVNLIRMRNPWGEVEWTGAWSDGSSEWNSVDPYEREQLRVKMEDGEFWMSFRDFMREFTRLEICNLTPDALKSQRFRNWNTTLYEGTWRRGSTAGGCRNYPATFWVNPQFKIRLEETDDPDDNYGGRESGCSFLLALMQKHRRRERRFGRDMETIGFAVYEVPPELVGQPAVHLKRDFFLANASRARSEQFINLREVSTRFRLPPGEYVVVPSTFEPNKEGDFVLRFFSEKCAGTQELDDQVQANLPDEQVLSEEEIDENFKSLFRQLAGEDMEISVKELRTILNRIISKHKDLRTKGFSLESCRSMVNLMDRDGNGKLGLVEFNILWNRIRNYLSIFRKFDLDKSGSMSAYEMRMAIESAGFKLNKKLYELIITRYSEPDLAVDFDNFVCCLVRLETMFRFFKTLDTDLDGVVTFDLFKWLQLTMFA, from the exons ATGGCCGAGGAGATCATCACTCCGGTGTACTGCACCGGGGTGTCTGCCCAAGTGCAAAAGCAGCGGGCCAAGGAGCTGGGCCTGGGCCGCCATGAAAACGCCATCAAGTACCTGGGCCAGGATTTTGAGCAGCTGCGGGCTCATTGCCTGCAGAGTGGGGCCCTTTTCCGTGATGAGTCTTTCCCCCCAGTGCCCCAGAGCCTGGGCTACAAGGAGCTGGGCCCAAACTCCTCCAAAACCTATGGCGTCAAGTGGAAGCGTCCCACG GAGCTGTTCTCAAACCCCCAGTTCATCGTGGATGGAGCCACCCGCACAGACATCTGCCAGGGAGCGCTGG GGGACTGTTGGCTGCTGGCTGCCATTGCCTCCCTTACCCTCAATGACACCCTCCTGCACCGAGTAGTTCCGCATGGCCAAAGCTTCCAGAATGGCTATGCTGGCATCTTCCATTTCCAG ctttgGCAGTTTGGGGAGTGGGTGGACGTGGTGGTGGATGACCTGCTGCCCACCAAGGACGGGAAGCTGGTGTTCGTGCACTCTGCCCAAGGCAACGAGTTCTGGAGCGCCCTGCTAGAGAAGGCCTATGCCAA GGTGAATGGCAGCTATGAGGCCCTGTCCGGGGGCAGCACCTCCGAGGGCTTTGAGGACTTCACAGGCGGGGTCACCGAGTGGTATGAGCTGCGCAAGGCGCCCAGCGACCTCTACAGCATCATCCTCAAGGCACTGGAGCGAGGCTCCCTGCTGGGCTGCTCCATTGAT ATCTCCAGTATTCTGGACATGGAGGCCATCACCTTCAAGAAGCTGGTGAAGGGCCATGCCTACTCTGTGACCGGGGCCAAGCAG GTGAACTACCAGGGCCAGATGGTGAACCTGATCCGGATGCGGAACCCATGGGGCGAGGTGGAGTGGACAGGAGCCTGGAGTGATGG CTCCTCGGAGTGGAACAGCGTGGACCCTTATGAACGGGAGCAGCTCCGGGTCAAGATGGAGGATGGGGAATTCTG GATGTCATTCCGAGACTTCATGCGCGAGTTCACCCGCCTGGAGATCTGCAACCTGACGCCTGACGCACTCAAGAGTCAAAGGTTCCGCAACTGGAACACCACCCTGTACGAGGGCACCTGGCGGCGGGGGAGCACCGCAGGGGGCTGCCGGAACTACCCAG CCACCTTCTGGGTGAACCCCCAGTTCAAGATCCGGCTGGAGGAGACAGATGACCCGGATGACAACTATGGGGGTCGTGAGTCAGGCTGCAGCTTCCTGCTCGCTCTCATGCAGAAGCACCGTCGCCGGGAGCGCCGATTCGGCCGTGACATGGAGACCATTGGCTTCGCTGTCTATGAG GTCCCTCCGGAG ctGGTGGGCCAGCCAGCTGTGCACCTGAAGCGGGACTTCTTCCTGGCCAACGCGTCTCGGGCCCGGTCAGAGCAGTTCATCAACCTGCGGGAGGTCAGCACCCGCTTCCGCCTGCCGCCCGGGGAGTACGTGGTGGTGCCCTCCACCTTTGAGCCCAACAAGGAGGGTGACTTCGTGCTGCGTTTCTTCTCAGAGAAGTGCGCGGGGACCCA GGAGCTGGATGACCAGGTCCAGGCCAACCTCCCCGATGAG CAAGTGCTCTCAGAAGAAGAGATTGATGAGAACTTCAAATCCCTCTTCAGACAGCTGGCAGGGGAG gaCATGGAGATCAGTGTCAAGGAGCTGCGGACCATCCTCAACAGGATCATCAGCAAAC ACAAAGACCTGCGGACCAAGGGCTTCAGCCTGGAGTCCTGCCGCAGCATGGTCAACCTCATGGAC CGTGATGGCAACGGGAAACTGGGCCTGGTGGAGTTCAACATCCTGTGGAACCGCATCCGGAATTACCTG TCCATCTTCCGGAAGTTTGACTTGGACAAGTCGGGCAGCATGAGTGCCTATGAGATGCGGATGGCCATCGAGTCTGCAG GCTTCAAGCTCAACAAGAAGCTGTATGAGCTCATCATCACCCGCTACTCGGAGCCCGACCTGGCTGTGGACTTCGACAACTTCGTGTGCTGCCTGGTGCGGCTGGAGACCATGTTCC GGTTTTTCAAAACTCTGGACACAGATCTGGATGGAGTCGTGACCTTTGACTTATTCAAG TGGTTACAGCTGACCATGTTTGCATGA